A single window of Nasonia vitripennis strain AsymCx chromosome 4, Nvit_psr_1.1, whole genome shotgun sequence DNA harbors:
- the LOC100117113 gene encoding zinc finger protein 341, which translates to MAQSIFDALSGVSLDGSTVQSLLESQTLISEVEQSAIDQDEEDIFQCGKCKSQFTSLHLFVLHKREHTKVQEQTVDLSQYLVSNDSPVVQTDDNCQDGTQYNPEDDFDQTHQLGEPIILEENDILFSMDQEGASYLTSDSSFNVPIILSTDGLESFANSSITGTDDDPLNEEVNEIQALRNDIHQSLEESDLQDSMNLDVPQADNPVENLEQENKSGQVQNLKYKCSYCHKQFAKKFYWQQHERSHTGEKPYQCVVCGRPFAQKSNVKKHMSSHKVWPGTAIHSLPPEAPADGSIERSYHCQFCKEMFDSYKALKGHLIVSHLTLKVYKCVQYGCGSMFAELEDFLEHTRSHKRSEYRCHVCAEAFSTLTDLGLHQYTHSVQKQKTTEKYYCCSICKSSFSNLEALQHHTETTTHDYACPHCGKSFLIERFLRRHLKTHASSARFACEDCGKAFKTEQYLANHKLIHSEDTPFLCPNCPARFKRKDRLGRHMLIHDLTKRLKCPFRGHLGCMREFSRPDKLKRHLLTHSGHSANSGTVGGNNHNSTNGAVSGSSKRFSCLHCNRHFHRAQALKHHELSKHALKCDLCSHAFKTKDQLLTHNCEQTTESKKHISSQLPKKASGSFKPRRPTPKRQVSSKTTTTTNNNLSTTDKDKDKLKADEMQKKTVSETLKLNNREEEFEMKIECLDLDLDMSNDSSLTLDS; encoded by the exons ATGGCGCAGTCAATCTTCGATGCTCTGTCGG GTGTTTCTTTGGACGGCTCGACAGTTCAATCTCTATTAGAGTCTCAGACACTGATCAGCGAAGTTGAGCAGTCAG CAATAGATCAAGATGAAGAGGATATATTTCAATGCGGCAAGTGCAAAAGCCAGTTCACATCGTTGCACTTGTTTGTACTTCACAAAAGAGAGCATACTAAGGTTCAGGAGCAAACTGTAGATTTAAGTCAATATTTAGTGAGCAATGACAGCCCTGTTGTTCAGACTGATGATAACTGCCAAGATGGTACTCAGTACAATCCTGAGGATGATTTTGATCAGACTCATCAACTTGGGGAGCCAATCATTTTGGAGGAGAATGATATACTTTTCAG CATGGACCAGGAAGGTGCTAGCTACTTAACGTCTGACTCAAGCTTTAATGTACCCATAATTTTAAGCACTGATGGATTAGAGTCTTTTGCTAATTCCTCTATCACAGGAACTGATGATGATCCTTTGAATGAAGAAGTGAATGAGATACAAGCTTTAAGAAATGATATTCATCAGAGTCTAGAAGAAAGTGATCTGCAGGATTCCATGAACCTTGATGTTCCACAAGCTGACAATCCTGTTGAGAATCTAGaacaagaaaataaatctggacaagtacaaaatttaaag TACAAGTGCAGCTACTGCCATAAGCAATTTGCCAAAAAGTTTTACTGGCAGCAACACGAGCGTTCTCACACGGGTGAAAAGCCATATCAATGCGTAGTATGTGGTCGCCCATTCGCCCAAAAGTCCAATGTGAAGAAGCACATGTCTTCGCACAAAGTCTGGCCAGGCACAGCAATACACTCTCTACCTCCagag GCACCTGCGGATGGCAGCATTGAACGCTCATACCACTGCCAGTTCTGCAAGGAGATGTTTGACTCGTACAAGGCTCTCAAAGGCCACCTTATAGTCTCTCATCTGACTCTTAAAGTGTACAAGTGTGTGCAGTACGGTTGTGGCTCGATGTTTGCCGAACTTGAGGATTTCTTGGAGCACACACGCAGTCACAAACGCTCAGAATACCGCTGTCACGTTTGCGCTGAAGCTTTTAGCACACTTACAGACCTTGGGTTGCACCAATACACCCACTCTGTCCAGAAACAGAAGACAACTGAAAA GTACTACTGCTGTTCTATTTGCAAGTCGTCTTTCTCAAATCTGGAGGCCTTGCAACATCATACGGAAACGACGACCCATGATTATGCCTGCCCGCACTGCGGCAAGAGCTTCCTTATCGAGAGGTTTCTACGTAGGCATTTAAAGACTCATGCCTCTTCCGCTCGTTTTGCTTGCGAGGATTGCGGAAAAGCTTTTAAGACCGAACAATATCTTGCCAATCACAAGCTCATACATAGCGAGGACACGCCCTTCCTATGTCCA AACTGCCCAGCGCGCTTCAAGCGTAAAGACCGCCTAGGCCGACACATGCTTATACACGATCTCACGAAACGACTCAAATGCCCGTTCCGTGGACACCTGGGCTGCATGCGCGAGTTTTCGCGACCAGATAAGCTTAAACGCCACCTTCTCACTCATAGTGGACACAGTGCCAATAGCGGAACTGTTGGAGGTAACAACCATAACTCTACGAACGGGGCAGTCAGTGGAAGCAGCAAGAGATTCAGCTGCTTGCATTGCAACAGACATTTCCACAGGGCTCAAGCACTTAAGCATCATGAGCTTAGCAAACATGCGCTCAAGTGCGATCTTTGTTCGCAC GCATTCAAAACAAAAGATCAGCTGCTGACGCACAACTGCGAGCAAACAACAGAGTCAAAAAAGCACATTAGCTCGCAGCTGCCGAAGAAGGCCTCCGGGTCGTTTAAGCCACGGAGGCCGACCCCCAAGCGACAGGTTTCCTCTAAAACTACCACTActactaataataatttaagtaCTACTGATAAAGATAAGGATAAGTTAAAGGCTGATGAAATGCAGAAAAag ACTGTCTCTGAGACACTAAAGCTGAACAATCGAGAGGAAGAGTTTGAAATGAAAATAGAGTGTTTAGATCTGGATCTGGATATGAGCAACGACAGTTCATTAACTCTAGATTCTTAA
- the LOC100117152 gene encoding uncharacterized protein LOC100117152 gives MLKRMVLMNRCTLCAIPMQIPLVFVKNHRTVMSSYEGFQFKRPFQPNKILKKNNSKEPRNRVNVRVKDSHVSAVRLLLERFEVDMNELNTHKSIFVETTYTIERRIMLLQELGVPKITISCIVNFIKGMYLPVDRFKANFAIDPDFNIAQNLLSYTENPNISSQAIDHLNESMTMKQYYAICFAYYLKTELDLDEVQVKRISYKKYTPVLYNSFRLVKKTLKIVRDMPFPVSLMIKNKYIFSLHPENALSVIDMIKSFNLPNKTLLRYPKLFYYDLDDLRTLLYYFKQYNITPQMIQSCYQIFHLSSAEFKRRVEHILSNPFTLVYQTHPRFLVLVRDYHIILPRIRYLQEKNLKFATIYTLTTFHNYLEILISKKKMNLLNIRSFLQSQFGLKGEELIEPIRRHACYAYAPLVQNYETLVYLKEVYPKEAIIKHIYAILYNKLDLQAAREVIMNDPEYSQWAPDKLLALCVYKIEEKCHFSGEAVLEPEKYAESVKEESSQDISKEMNRI, from the exons ATGTTAAAGAGAATGGTGTTGATGAATAGATGCACTCTATGTGCAATTCCAATGCAAATACCGCTGGTATTTGTGAAAAATCATCGAACAGTAATGTCAAGTTACGAAGGTTTTCAGTTTAAGAGGCCTTTTCAGCCAAATAAGatattgaagaaaaataatagtaagGAGCCAAGGAATCGAGTTAATGTAAGGGTCAAAGACTCTCATGTTTCAGCTGTGAGACTTCTTTTAGAG AGATTCGAGGTGGATATGAATGAGCTGAATACTCATAAAAGTATCTTTGTAGAAACGACTTATACAATTGAGAGAAGGATAATGCTCTTGCAAGAGTTGGGAGTACCCAAGATAACAATTAGTTGCATCGTAAA ttttatcaAAGGAATGTATTTACCGGTAGATAGGTTTAAAGCCAATTTTGCAATTGATCCTGATTTTAACATAGCTCAAAACTTATTATCATATACTGAAAATCCAAATATCAGTAGTCAAGCCATTGATCACTTGAACGAAAGTATGACAATGAAACAGTACTACGCCATCTGCTTTGCATACTATCTTAAAACTGAACTGGATCTAGATGAAGTTCAAGTAAAACGTATATCATACAAAAAGTATACTCCAGTATTGTATAATAGTTTCAGATTAGtcaaaaaaacattgaaaATTGTCAGAGATATGCCATTTCCTGTATCCTTG AtgataaaaaacaaatatatattcaGCCTTCATCCTGAAAATGCCTTAAGTGTCATTGATATGATTAAAAGCTTTAATCTTCCTAACAAAACTTTGTTACGATAtccaaaacttttttattatgatttaGATGATCTCAGAACTTTGTTGTATTATTTCAAGCAGTACAATATAACGCCACAAATGATTCAAAGttgctatcaaatttttcacCTTAGCTCTGCTGAATTCAAGAGGAGAGTGGAACATATTTTATCAAACCCATTCACACTAGTTTATCAGACACATCCAAGATTTTTGGTGTTGGTGCGAGATTATCATATAATTCTTCCAAGAATTCGTTATcttcaagaaaaaaatctcaaaTTTGCCACTATTTATACCCTGACCACTTTTCATAACTACTTAGAAAT ATTGATTTCCAAGAAAAAGATGAACTTGCTAAACATAAGAAGTTTTCTTCAATCACAATTTGGTTTAAAGGGAGAAGAATTAATAGAGCCAATAAGGAGGCATGCATGCTATGCTTATGCTCCTTTGGTCCAGAACTATGAAACATTAGTTTATTTAAAAGAAGTTTATCCCAAAGAGGCCATCATAAAGCATATTTATGCGATTCTGTATAATAA ACTGGATCTCCAAGCTGCACGCGAAGTTATAATGAATGACCCAGAGTACAGTCAATGGGCACCAGACAAACTATTGGCACTATGTGTATATAAAATTGAAGAGAAGTGCCATTTCTCGGGCGAGGCTGTTTTGGAGCCTGAAAAATATGCGGAAAGTGTAAAGGAGGAATCAAGCCAAGATATAAGTAAAGAGATGAACAGGATATAG